The proteins below come from a single Rosa rugosa chromosome 2, drRosRugo1.1, whole genome shotgun sequence genomic window:
- the LOC133732025 gene encoding F-box/WD-40 repeat-containing protein At5g21040, with the protein MAFECQVNTEVSKNLIDSLDNPLGQLAESNQFHSQIEAENFGVSKVASDSYTKKEKGVISKPKPVSSSKKANPDSCGSKHLLSTDRSITDLPPALISEILNCLDPKELGIVSCASTYLCRLASEHHVWKEFYCERWGLSAAPASLGSGLSDDKSWKDFFVEREFRSKTFMGRYSMEILYGHTEPVRTVFLLASAKLLFTSGYDQTVKMWNMEEGLLIASSRSLGCTIRAVAADTKLLVAGGTDGFIHCWKAIEGSPHLFNIRGPQNETTEFRLWEHQGPITSLALDFTRIYSGSWDMTVRVWDRLSLKCVKVLRHSDWVGGLAPHDTTLASTAGSDVYVWDTSSGNLMTIIHNAHVGKTCSLARNHKGDFLFTGGEDGAIHMYEILSHGLETNEYLVATWIPHSGPVHSLAFEFPWLVSASGDGKLSLIDVRKLLKTRKRASGTSASCVKHGDRSSVEAPQRMLHGFAKNLLSVNIGADRIVCGGEEGVVRIWNFTQALEIERRANALRGIRLENRMRRRKLHVENSSKGGRTDQCSVAAKKNPVTGERSGWHSKRGASGKLRV; encoded by the coding sequence atggCATTTGAATGCCAAGTGAATACTGAGGTTTCTAAGAATTTGATCGACTCTCTAGACAATCCGCTCGGACAGTTAGCTGAATCTAATCAATTTCATTCTCAAATTGaagctgaaaattttggtgtttCAAAAGTAGCTTCAGATTCAtatactaaaaaagaaaaaggtgtaATTTCAAAACCCAAACCAGTTTCTAGTTCCAAGAAAGCAAATCCGGACTCTTGTGGTTCGAAACACCTTTTGTCAACTGATCGGTCAATCACTGACCTTCCTCCAGCTTTGATATCCGAAATTCTGAATTGCCTTGACCCGAAAGAGCTAGGCATAGTTTCATGTGCATCGACATATCTCTGTAGGCTCGCATCTGAGCACCATGTTTGGAAGGAGTTTTATTGTGAGAGATGGGGACTTTCAGCGGCTCCAGCATCCTTAGGTTCAGGACTTTCTGATGACAAGTCATGGAAGGATTTTTTTGTCGAAAGGGAGTTTAGGAGTAAGACTTTTATGGGACGGTATAGCATGGAAATTTTGTATGGTCATACTGAACCTGTTCGAACAGTTTTCCTTTTGGCCTCGGCAAAGCTCTTATTTACATCAGGTTATGACCAAACCGTAAAAATGTGGAACATGGAAGAAGGGCTGTTGATTGCTTCTTCAAGGTCTCTTGGTTGCACTATCCGTGCAGTTGCTGCAGATACAAAACTCTTGGTTGCGGGTGGCACTGATGGTTTTATCCACTGTTGGAAGGCAATAGAAGGGAGTCCACACTTGTTTAATATCAGGGGTCCTCAAAATGAGACTACTGAGTTTCGTCTGTGGGAGCATCAGGGTCCTATAACATCTCTTGCGTTGGATTTTACAAGGATTTATAGTGGTTCGTGGGATATGACTGTTCGTGTATGGGATCGACTTTCACTGAAGTGTGTTAAGGTCCTGCGCCATAGTGATTGGGTTGGGGGACTTGCACCTCATGATACTACACTTGCTAGCACAGCTGGTTCGGATGTCTATGTTTGGGACACTAGCAGTGGGAATCTGATGACCATTATTCATAATGCTCATGTTGGCAAAACTTGCTCCTTGGCCAGAAACCACAAAGGGGATTTTCTATTTACCGGAGGGGAAGATGGTGCAATTCACATGTATGAAATTCTGAGTCATGGGCTTGAGACTAATGAATATTTGGTTGCAACATGGATCCCTCACTCGGGCCCTGTGCATTCCCTTGCGTTTGAGTTTCCATGGCTTGTTTCTGCTTCTGGTGATGGGAAGCTATCACTAATTGATGTGAGAAAGCTTTTAAAAACTAGAAAGCGTGCTTCAGGGACAAGTGCTTCATGTGTTAAGCATGGAGACCGGAGTAGTGTAGAAGCCCCACAGAGAATGCTACATGGATTTGCAAAGAATCTCCTCTCAGTCAACATTGGTGCTGATCGTATTGTATGTGGGGGTGAGGAAGGTGTTGTTAGGATCTGGAACTTCACACAAGCTCTGGAGATTGAGCGAAGGGCTAATGCTTTAAGAGGAATACGATTAGAGAATAGGATGAGGCGGCGTAAGCTCCATGTAGAGAATAGCAGCAAAGGTGGTCGCACTGATCAATGCTCAGTTGCAGCCAAGAAGAATCCAGTCACTGGTGAAAGGAGTGGTTGGCACAGTAAACGTGGGGCGAGTGGCAAGCTGAGAGTGTAG